Proteins found in one Ptychodera flava strain L36383 chromosome 16, AS_Pfla_20210202, whole genome shotgun sequence genomic segment:
- the LOC139114826 gene encoding uncharacterized protein has product MRQSQTLKGTMLLLVLMCTACQHKTGWNSQPYICNTPAGNILLSSAILTSGALVSKVLRFFSHMRVAAITTRTFFIHQSQLLLPSIRNVWADQRTWLLASLQADQRDLVLGGDGRSESPGHSAKFGSYTVNAIINMQLVQSNEVGAAVRMEKEGLIRSLADLEGEGFTIGTIVTDRHVQIRKWLRENMPNVEHLSAVWHIAKGLKKKLLAIANERECRELHPWIPSVINHLYWCAVSTPPGEPATVVAKWVSVLNHMVNVHTHNDALFPSCLHGCLQG; this is encoded by the exons ATGAGACAATCACAGACATTGAAGGGGACAATGCTATTGCTGGTGTTGATGTGTACAGCTTGCCAACACAAGACAGGGTGGAACAGCCAGCCATATATCTGCAATACACCAGCTGGCAATATTTTGCTGTCGTCAGCTATATTGACTTCTGGTGCTCTGGTCAGCAAAGTTTTGCGGTTTTTTTCTCACATGAGGGTTGCTGCTATAACAACCAGAACATTCTTCATACACCAGTCCCAGTTGTTGCTGCCTTCAATTAGGAATGTATGGGCTGATCAAAGGACATGGCTCCTGGCATCTCTTCAGGCCGATCAACGAGACCTGGTGCTTGGTGGTGATGGCCGATCTGAGAGCCCAGGTCATTCTGCAAAGTTTGGTTCGTACACTGTCAATGCAATCATCAACATGCAACTGGTTCAG AGCAATGAGGTTGGTGCAGCAGTTAGAATGGAAAAGGAAGGGCTGATAAGATCTCTGGCAGATTTGGAGGGAGAAGGCTTCACCATTGGCACGATTGTGACAGACAGGCATGTCCAGATCCGAAAGTGGCTGCGAGAGAACATGCCCAATGTCGAACACCTCTCTGCTGTTTGGCACATCGCTAAAG GACTAAAGAAGAAATTGCTTGCAATTGCCAATGAGAGAGAATGTCGAGAGTTACACCCGTGGATACCTAGTGTCATAAATCATTTGTATTGGTGTGCAGTGTCTACCCCTCCAGGAGAACCAGCAACTGTCGTGGCGAAATGGGTCTCTGTTCTCAATCACATGGTTAATGTTCATACCCACAACGATGCACTCTTTCCATCATGTCTCCATGGATGCTTGCAAGGCTGA